From Ptychodera flava strain L36383 chromosome 9, AS_Pfla_20210202, whole genome shotgun sequence:
TACCATGGCCGCGGTGAGCTCTCATTAAAGAACAATATATTAGGTTGACAGACACATTGACATAATATAACACCAGTCTTGATATGATTTTATCAAATCTCTTCTTGTAACTTGGTTATTTTACAATCAAGGATACTGATTCTCTTTCTTATCAACACTCCAGGTTGCAATATTTGACAAACACACGATGACATACCTGAAAGAGCTCTGAGTCTGACACAGAGGGcaacaaaatcatcaaatgtgATATGTCCACCAGCCTTGGCATATCTTTTTAGTAAAACATGGAATGCCTGTGGACTGAGATTGtaacctgaaaaaaattgatatctCAAAATGAAATGCATAACAGGATCTTGTAATGAAAATTATCACCTAGACATATATAGTGATGTGAAAATCTAACTTTTAAAGCAAACTTAAAAATCATATGAGGAAACTTTTCTCTACCTCATTTTCCCAGGAGACATATAACTACAATTTTTGTTAGATATCATTACAACCTGTTTCTATTATACTGCATTCCTGACTGTTGGCGTACACAACACCATGCAACCCTTGTCtgagaggtcaaagttcatatcATTTTATAGGATGGCCTTCTCAAAGAAAAGACTACTTGTGGTACAATTGTTTTGCATCGAGTACATTCATTGTTTGAGTTCATAAAATGTAATTCTTGACTGAATGGCATTCTTGCTGCACCATATTTTATTCTCATTGGGTCAAAAAATGCTGGCACAAGTATAGTATTGACGATTTGAATCACTTCTTACCAAAGCTTCTGACGACAGCTGCTAACTCATGTGCATCCATGGTACCAGATCTGTCCCTGTCAAAGTTGATAAATGTCTGTTTCCATTGACTTAAACATCCCCACAGTTCCTTGAATTCATTGAAGCCCATTTTTCCCGAGAAATCCCGCTGAGTGATGGTGGCACCAAGTCAAGGATAAACTAGTAATCCTAGAATCAACTTTAAGCTCCaacctttcaaaaatgtcaAGATTGTGAATTCTGAAAATGACATAATTTCAAGACTCATCTGTATAAAACATATTGTtagattttattttaaaatattaggCTGTTccaaattatattattatatgaaACAGTAACAGCATTATCCCTTTACACTcactcaagtaagttaatgcatgggtgtttgtcaagcccaaaagtaagaaaatgatcagttatctttaaaaacaacgcgatttgattgatatttggcctaatgactggaattattaaattttttaaattaatgtctgcctaaatcttgacgacttgagtcacgtgaccaaatctgatattttcccgccaaaatttatgtcgttattaattttaatattgcaaCCGTAACCCattaaatttttttgattttctctgcacttttggaaacaacatctaccatattctttcaaaaatacatggcgctcatgaaactctatctatacttctttctgatattcaaaatattcatgtaaaacgtcaaaaatattgtatttgttgttttttgtgaagaaatgttattcaaaattcaataatgttgcatctgccactagtcCTTACATAAGTTcctatcccattttacattaattggtcataatattttaaatattttgatgtttaacagttggaatattcagttatttgcaatatacaattttggcgggaaaataatagattatggtcatgtgatctgacttaggtaatatattatgataaatttcaacttaaacaaatgcaaaacatatttttggcaattttctgaccaggtctgattaaaaagtatgttcaaactgattttacatgtatgtaagcctatgcccatgcattaacatacctgagcaGCTCTGTAATCCGGAATGTTGGCAAGTCAGTGGCATGTATTCCTTGTCATTTTATCCCATTTTGTTCAAATCCATGACGTGCCATTGTTCTTTTATAGAAAGAAACTATTGCCCATGCAATTAACTAATGTGTGAATTGAAGAGGACTACTTGGGTGTATCTAAATTACAATCATAAAATGACTATAAAACTTGTGAAAGCAATTAAATATCACAAATATTCCATTTATGATCACATACTGTATAATATCATAGCAGTTATGTCGTAACAACTGTATCATAGCAACTATCACAGCAATAATTTGACAGGACTGAGCTGTGTCCCATTAACTGCATCATGGTAATTACTTCCCTGTTAAGCAAGCAAGCTTTAATCATCAGGAAAGGATACGTCCAGCATGGTGATCATGACACGGCAAGTTTCCAAGCTGAAAGCTACAGGAAGAATGACATAAGAAGGAATGACATTTACAGGAagattaaatttcaatatttggaaTCATGTTTCCTGCTGAAGTGTGTTGTAGAATTACCATAAGAAGTGCTTAGGTATTTGAGATCctgttatttacatttttgagaTCATATTTCCAAGCTGCAAGCTAAAGTAAGATTACACATatgaagttttgatattttgaaatcctGTTAAGAAATACATGAAGAACATCAGCTGTGTGAAGTTTTCCTAAACCATGGTATTTAAATTAGGGTAAGCCTAAGATGATCACATGATTATGGCTGACAGATATTCCGTGGAAACTCTACCACAtagaacaaattaaaaaaaaaaccatatttgAAACAACACCAAAATATACTTACGAGTAAAACTGCCATGAAAATTGGCTCTTGTCAGACAAGCTTGCAATTCAGTTGCCTCTATCTGTCCATCCTGATATTGAGTAAATATGACgattacattttttaaaaatttctgtaCTTGaacataacaaaacaataaatagactttggcacgctgtaaatttgattgattgattgattgattaaaatacatttattgttagcattgtgatgaaattgtaataaaataatgGTCAAATATCCTCTTATTCTGATTCTCGCCCATTCTTAAACACTGCTGTTCAATCATGATTCAATTGATAGCCTTGAAGGATGATTTGTAATTGTTAATTAACATACAAGCAGTTTGAGAAACAATAGTGGAATCAAATGTTGCACCACACCATTTACACATTTGATGTAAAATGTCGCAATATGGTGGCGGCctaacaaaagaaaatgtttagATACAGCAACTTTGTAtttaaatctgagaaaaaaatttgcatgtaggCCTACATCGTTTCACAAACGCACCATTAGAATCCTGATGGAGTACACGGCTTAGATATGAAAATGCACCTACATGTCCAGCGACTGCCGAGAAGTATCCCCACAGCGGATCTGGGTTACCTTGAAATTGGGGGTGTTGAGGATAACCGCCAAACTGCAATTAAAATGACATGGGATGGTAAAGTTACCACTACTTTTGTCACAGAAATGCAGTGGTCGTAAGTGCAACCTAGTCGCTTAAACGGTCAAGAAAAGGAAATTTTTGACTGCAAAGGTTTCCGATGTTTGATACGTCAAAATTTTACGTCACACGTGACGTAAGTCTCGGTCCACCACGATCGATATATTTACTAGAACGGAATTTCGTTTAGTTTTGCTCGGATTTGAAACCTGTAAACCAAGTGATTGCTTGCTCATTATTGGACATCTATATCTACGTGCGCTGAACGCAATGTATACAAACAGGAGCCAGACGCCAGACGTAAACCTGAACAGCACGCTATCATATACAGCCCCATAGCAACAGGACGCCAAAACGTTCGGTCTCCGATGTTAGGCAaagccattactttctaatgaCAACTCCAAGCGAGGCACCATCGATGTAGATCGTTGTGTATCTATCTAACCCATCCTGGGATTCAAAATCGAGGATTCGCACCACTACGCACCTGGATATTCACGTGTATCGCCAtggttgttgttattgttgacgctGAAATGGCGACGACGACGGTCGGTCTCTTGAAAAGTGAACTGATGGGCACTGGTGATCGGCGCCCTCAACATACTGCACTGTAAAATACTATAGCCTGCAGCTTATCTGTTCTGTTCACTGTTTGCCCTTCGATAACAGTACAAGCTTTACCGCCACACTCCCTTACACAGCACAACCAAAAATTTTATAGAAATTACGTCCTCCTGCACAAGAAGTGTGTCTGATTTACAaaagtaaattttgtataactCATATTTAAAAGCCTATCAAAGCTTAAATATGTGATAAGTAGaaatgttttacatgtaaggcCCCTAGTAGTGGCCTTATTAAACAAGCAAAATTGtaaaaactttgtttcttttctttgtttAAGTTTGTAGTTaagaatacattgtttgtattatttgtcGCATTTTTCCTCATACACTGGATTGACATTTGGTGGTCATTTATGTACTCTTACACACAGTGGTACAGTATGATTTTAGACATTTATACTATGATATCTAGTGGCAGCTGATATTTAGTTTTCATATTTGCAGTTTATGTCATTTTAAGTCCCTTTTTGCCCTTGCTTCTGAAAATCTTTGCTAAAGAAATAAAACCAATCAATCAACTGTACACAATTACATGGTCTGGGCCTATCTATTCACTAATCATCTTCATGACTATTGTCTGTCTTCCACGGGTTCTTGTTGTGTACATGAATTTGTACGAAATACTTCAAGGGATGAATACCAACTGCAAATGTTGATGTAGTCTAAATGAAGGACACATCTAcaccatttttgacaaaataaagaACAGATCTGACATGACTTCTTGAAATCATAATTCAAAGGTATCATTGCATTTCTTGCATTGcctgtgcaaaaaaaaaatggtggCATCTAAAATGAAAGTTTACTTACCACCATCTTGTCCAGGAGCCTGAATTTTAATAGTATGATTACTGCTTCACTAGCTTCTAGAACAGTGAATAGCAACGgccattgaccttaaacatgaATTACATGTCACACACAGCATTTGATTTGATAGAACATGTCATAAGAGGCTAGCATTCTTCATGTGATTTCACAGGACActagcttttcaaaaaactggTGAGGGGATTGTAGAGCATAATCATTTGACCGAGAGTGGGGTGTCATCTGAAAACTTTTATATGGTCGTGACTTGTCAGAAATGTAGCAGCCAGCTAACTTGAAAGGATGATTCTGTCTGTGAGTGAACTTGAAGAGCTCATCAGTCACAATGACTCAtgtgaaatcaataaaatattatttgtcaGCATGAATGAATGGTCCGAATGCACCACTAAGACGGCCCAGTCAATACATCAGAACACATCAAAAACAGTACCGGTAGTACGTGATGTGCTGTAAAACATATTGCACTACTTTTATTGTGACAATATAAATGCCTGTTGTATTACCCCTTGTGGCTATTTCCTTTATCTGCAGCCTACGGAAGGTAATATATTTCTGGTAATGCACACCCATATGGGTCATCAGAAGGTATGATAGCTGCCATGACTAGACAATGTGTTCAATATTCATAACTTTTCATGGCGGGAAGCACAAAATACCAAATCTGTTTTCACAATTAAAAGAAGATATTGTCATTCAAACAATTATGTTATGTATCTGAGGAGTGATACTGTATCTCTGTTTATTTTCTGATCATGGGATGGCattaattatttcaaaaagatGTTATACTATATCTATGAGTACATTCAGTGGTCTAAGTTCAAAGGCAAAAATGTTCTATTCCAAGACAAGTGATTTATCTCTCCAAACTAGCCCAGAAGACCAGGGAATATTAAAGGTAGGGTGTCATCCCATCTGCCGCTATGCGTATGGGACCTCATCCCATCTGCCGCTATGCGTATGGGACCTAAACAATTAGTCTGATGCTATGCACAACATATCCCAACATCCCTTGAGCacatccaaaattttaaaatgactgcAGTCGAAGCAGCTTCATATAAATGAGGTGACGCAACCAaagtttatttggcaaagtcttgTAATGATTGGAAGCTACAAACCTGGTGAactacaaatgttgatattgCTTCACATTGCTCAATATTCATTGCCAATTTGCGGGAAGAGGCAATGTTTAAGAAAAAAGCCATGCAGATGCAGACAGAATGACCCCATCTCTTTAAAGGAATGGCATGATACAAAAATAGTGCATTATCCCAGTAATTTTCAGAGCTTTCACAAGGTATTGAATTCAAAGGGCCACAACATTGGAATCCGTTGACAATTTCACTGATCAGAGGACTATCAATGAGGTAAAACATGCACATTATGTTTACTGTTGTACAACAGATCACTTTAATTTCACTTGTAAAGGTTACCATCATGCTACATACAGTACTATGGCCTTGTTTGACATGGCAGTTCCATTTGTGTCATGTTTTACCTGTAGGTTGTCTTTTCAGCACTGATCATAATAATTCTCAAATGAGCAATCATTGAACCACCACTGGTATTTTACTTAGTAGTCAAATGAACATGGTTCATTTAAagtgaaaaatgtaataaaagtgcAAAAGCTGCCAGCATTGTTAAAATAGTATCTGATGTCTGTCTCTAGTGATGTCTTGTTCATAAAACCTAATAACGCTACATAATGCACTTTGGCCGAGTACATGTACTTGAACAGTGAAAttatgaatacatcgcttacaATATTAccataaatattacaaaaacaaaGTCACAAGTTTACATCTGACAAGACTTAAAAATTACACGACTGATTGAAATTCTATTTATCTGTTGACAAACTTTCAAGCCATTTTGCTTGTTTGGATAACCTTTATAAATTTTTACTGGCCGTGACTTTTCTACAGCAAGTACATGGAGTCAGTTGTGAATACCAAAAGCATAAGCACACAGACGAACAGATGCTGAATGATGACTCATGGGTAAAGTAATGTGAGTTTAGTTGCTCTGAATTCAAGTCATTAGATTGGGGAGATGAGCAGTTCGACCACAAAAAACATTGTTTGgcagttattttgaaaattcaagatTGTGTCTAAACAATTAAAAGAGTATACTGTGAATTGAGCCTCAATCAGTGAGATTTTGGAAAGTTTAAAGATTCCACTGTGTTCTTGCAGATGATGttttttcgtttgtttgttttgtaagaAGCATACTGGCTTGTCATATCAGTCTACTGCCCTCACTCTGCAAGAGGGTGAAATGGTTGATACATTGATTTTCTTAATATTGGCCAAAGCACTGTCATCCTATTGTGCCAGTAAGTATAATATGAGCAATGTTGTAGTGATGGACATTTCAAGATGTCTGTCAGAATGGGCAGAATGAGTTGTATAGCATCTACATGCATAGTGCGTGGTTGTACAGAACAAAAGCTGGCAAAGTTGTCTAATCTGTGAGTAATAGTAGTAACTTACTCTTTCTCATCTCTAAGGACACGCTGAAATTTGGATATGAAAGGCTGGTTCTGTATAAAATGAAATGGTAAAGGCCAGTCTGTTCTCCACAATCTTGTCACCTACACAATAATAACATTGTGTTTTCACTGGAAAGCATAATAAGCAGGTCTTTGTTTTGATTCTCACGTTAGTTATGCATGAATGATACATTCAGTAACTGCCCTGTGCTCGCTGTCAACAAACATGAAATGTTGATACTCTGGACAGATGCGACAAACACAAAAGAAAACACTACATCACTTATATTGAGTCTCTTGAAGTAACAGATCTGTGAAAAACAAACAGCAATTTAAGGCACTTTTATAAATACATGTTTTGAATTGAAATCAGCCTACAAGTCAATTGCTATCTCACTGGTGTGTAAAAATAAGCCTTAATACAGATACTTTACGGGAATTATTATCTCATCAATATAATTAAGATAATAATGTTAATGAGactttatgtcaattattaccTATCAACATAATTAAGATAATAATGTTGATTCAGAAGAAAAATGAGTGATTCTTCTTCTGCAAGACAAGTCACTATATTGGCAATCAAAAGTATACCCTCCAGCAGCCtctgttacatttacaaagTATCTTGATATTTCTTCTCAGGATTAGAAAATGTTTGATAGATTATACATTGCTAAAGATAATTTTTGATACCGTGTAACCAATTCAACACCAGCTATTGTTGTCATACCCATTTCTATGTCCCTGTGTCAAGTTTCACTAACCACATGGGATTTGgattaaaatttgatgagaaGATGCACAAACACTATGGTACAGTATTTGATACAGTTACCAGACTAACACATCATTTGTCTGGCCATTTTGTTCATTTCAGTTGACTTTGTGATACTGATCACATTCAAGACAATAGTAATAGAAATAGAAATAGTCCAGGCTGATCTTGCAACTTGCAAATGGAATTGCTGTTGTTGGAGTGAGTCACATTGAAACTTGTGAAAACTGAGATAATTAAGTTACTGGACTACGGTATTTCAAATTAGCATGGAGATACAGTCATGAGGTTTTAGATCAACTTTTGCTGGGCGAGTTGGTGTGTATGGTCACAATTCCAAATCCTGAAGATATATTACTGAATTTCACACAGGGAAATACTCATGAGAATTCAAAGATGACACTGCTGAAGTCTCACATTTTGATTGTAATCTTCTTCAATACCACACAAATGAAGAAATCTACAAGGATACGCTATGAAGaatcattgcaatatttgctgatGCACTCTACAATGTTATGTTTGTAAAAATTCACTTTACTACGTAATCTTAAATGGTAAATCTAAGTTTGTTGCtgtgaaaaatattatacaCTGATAAAGTTAAAATCTGAGCTTGTCTTTCTTTCAGAACACACTCTGAATACTTTTGTGTTAGACTCTACTCTCTACGTGTGAATTGCACTGTGAATACAGCAGTTTCTTGATGCAGAATTTCATGTCAGGATCTTGGCAGTGCGTCTACATAAACATGGTGACCTGTATGAACTgtaagttgaaagaaaacataatAAAAGTCAAGCATGGATACGTATAACCCTAAGTTTAGCACAGAATACCAT
This genomic window contains:
- the LOC139140995 gene encoding sorcin-like isoform X1, producing the protein MAIHVNIQFGGYPQHPQFQGNPDPLWGYFSAVAGHDGQIEATELQACLTRANFHGSFTPFSLETCRVMITMLDRDFSGKMGFNEFKELWGCLSQWKQTFINFDRDRSGTMDAHELAAVVRSFGYNLSPQAFHVLLKRYAKAGGHITFDDFVALCVRLRALSDAFKRRDQMKNGTATFQYDDFLRCTLCL
- the LOC139140995 gene encoding sorcin-like isoform X2 — protein: MAIHVNIQFGGYPQHPQFQGNPDPLWGYFSAVAGHDGQIEATELQACLTRANFHGSFTPFSLETCRVMITMLDRDFSGKMGFNEFKELWGCLSQWKQTFINFDRDRSGTMDAHELAAVVRSFGYNLSPQAFHVLLKRYAKAGGHITFDDFVALCVRLRALSDAFKRRDQMKNGTATFQYDDVSIAL